The proteins below come from a single Erysipelothrix piscisicarius genomic window:
- a CDS encoding PTS mannose/fructose/sorbose/N-acetylgalactosamine transporter subunit IIC, giving the protein MLQAILIGLVAALGVFGDQLGSLYINRPIILGPIVGLILGDVQQGVIIGATLELFFMGAVSIGAYIPPNVIVGGTLATAFAISMGSGTEAAIALAMPLALISLAIGNIFNVVNSFILRIADKSAEAGSVGGIKTAHWSIGMITVVRRFLLVCLGFYFGAEAMSNVIAAIPEQIIAGMDAAAGLLPALGFAMLMRMILNKKLVPFYFLGFVLSAYLNVPVLGIAIIGVIIVIEKFDFLGGFRQAPAGLNVEDDDDDF; this is encoded by the coding sequence ATGTTACAAGCAATATTGATTGGTTTAGTAGCGGCATTGGGTGTCTTCGGGGATCAACTGGGATCACTGTATATTAATCGCCCAATTATTCTTGGACCCATTGTTGGACTTATCTTAGGAGATGTTCAACAAGGTGTTATTATTGGTGCTACTTTAGAATTATTCTTTATGGGGGCCGTGTCAATTGGTGCCTATATTCCACCGAATGTAATTGTTGGTGGGACACTGGCTACAGCGTTTGCAATCTCGATGGGATCTGGAACCGAAGCAGCGATTGCGCTTGCTATGCCACTTGCATTAATCTCACTTGCAATTGGAAATATCTTTAACGTTGTCAATTCCTTTATCCTACGCATTGCTGATAAATCGGCAGAGGCAGGTAGTGTTGGTGGTATTAAAACAGCACACTGGAGTATTGGGATGATTACAGTGGTCCGTCGTTTCTTGTTAGTATGCCTAGGATTTTACTTCGGTGCTGAAGCAATGTCTAATGTTATTGCAGCAATACCAGAACAAATTATTGCCGGTATGGATGCAGCTGCGGGACTTCTTCCTGCGCTTGGATTTGCGATGTTAATGCGTATGATTTTAAACAAGAAACTTGTACCATTTTATTTCTTAGGATTTGTTTTATCTGCTTATCTCAATGTACCGGTATTAGGGATTGCGATTATCGGTGTCATTATTGTAATTGAAAAATTTGACTTCTTAGGGGGCTTTAGACAAGCACCGGCAGGATTAAATGTGGAGGACGATGATGATGACTTCTAA
- a CDS encoding PTS sugar transporter subunit IIB, with product MIVLCRVDHRLLHGQVAFSWTNALGADCILIADDDVVSDDIWKTTLKLAKPANVKLVIKNVEDAINALNSGVTDKYQLLIVVRTIDVAYKLAQACPQIQSINLGGTKKEGDDEQISKAIFVSETDKKLLKELMDAGKEVEIRMLSTTQSR from the coding sequence ATGATTGTATTATGTCGTGTTGACCATCGTCTCTTACATGGACAAGTTGCATTCTCTTGGACCAATGCCCTTGGTGCAGACTGTATCTTGATTGCAGATGATGATGTCGTTTCCGATGATATTTGGAAGACCACATTGAAACTGGCAAAACCAGCCAATGTTAAGTTAGTCATAAAGAATGTTGAAGATGCAATAAACGCATTAAACAGTGGCGTTACAGATAAGTATCAGCTGTTAATTGTCGTACGGACCATTGACGTTGCGTATAAGCTTGCGCAAGCATGTCCACAGATTCAATCCATTAACCTTGGTGGAACGAAAAAAGAAGGTGATGATGAACAAATCAGTAAAGCCATCTTTGTCAGTGAAACCGATAAGAAATTGTTGAAGGAATTAATGGATGCTGGAAAAGAAGTAGAAATACGGATGTTATCCACGACTCAAAGCAGGTAG
- a CDS encoding sigma 54-interacting transcriptional regulator, with protein MYYFDKHEFEKRYRVQNVSREYLSVKALMDEIQSSEGYDSFQDLIGFDGSLSHIVQQIKSALLYPGRGLPIVLFGKRGSGKTYLSRMIHKFCVEHDLIQTGQSVYHLKFTDPQCDYERLLFGDETQSGLLEQKEIGVLYLEHADRMRPDIQYQVSNVIKDGYYTKNHKVVKVHCRLVFGTSYNPEDAFDYSLLQSLPIICKIPHFDQRGTQEKEHFILKFFKQEQQKLGLKIFISYKLLEALLQLKFDEDIHELKKCITRICATALESAQQGVMHCHLYHLPEDKLNYSISNEQDMKQLIEIDTYVIHESTDKIVHLFKNILKAFNGFQSNQLSYREMLEQDFESMRNYYDLMIFDQSYSLQKVYGLEKIIDDVLEDVKQKNKINIPSNCSFVLSRVLLSTSHEKIKLDRWTYKHRNDINALLEFLKEEMYDIFMISNEISKMVYQALELKLNDFNLIFLILNIYFYNDNIKHKDTAAVIVSHGYSTASSIADAANQLLEEHIFDAFDMPLDSSSEEIIMKVNDYIALNPYYKNLILLVDMGSLELIGDRILKDLNVGVINNSSTAIALHIGSMVRQEYPLEEILAKASKQAVTKYKILNRAEKTKAMVFVSDATVSVADRRVNLFKQSLPKSIDLRFIRYDFKELLTNGLKDPLFDKFEVMLMVKPHSLPLDSIRSVSLEDIVSFKDISIVDKALEDYLDADEIEVFNRNLLKNFSLQNVMQNLTILNANKLLNFVSDSTSHLERKMQKTFQSKTIVGIYIHVCFLIERLVTKTAIDDYKDVKRFEHDHQAFIRDVNDSFGPMLEHYNVMFPVSEIALLYDYIENDKNREHGEDDSF; from the coding sequence GTGTATTACTTTGATAAACACGAATTTGAGAAGCGCTATCGTGTTCAAAATGTATCGCGTGAGTATTTAAGTGTTAAAGCGCTCATGGATGAAATACAGAGTTCGGAAGGGTATGATTCCTTCCAAGATTTAATTGGTTTTGATGGATCATTAAGTCACATCGTTCAACAAATTAAGTCAGCCCTGCTTTATCCAGGCCGTGGATTGCCGATTGTATTGTTTGGAAAACGCGGAAGTGGTAAGACGTATTTATCGCGTATGATTCATAAATTTTGTGTGGAACATGACTTAATTCAAACAGGACAAAGCGTTTACCATCTAAAATTTACTGATCCGCAATGTGATTATGAACGCCTGCTTTTTGGGGATGAAACACAAAGTGGTTTGTTGGAACAAAAAGAAATTGGTGTGCTCTATCTTGAACATGCAGATCGAATGCGTCCAGACATCCAATACCAAGTATCCAATGTCATTAAAGATGGCTATTACACCAAAAACCACAAGGTTGTGAAGGTTCATTGTCGCTTGGTTTTTGGAACCTCTTATAATCCGGAAGATGCCTTTGATTATTCGTTACTTCAAAGTCTTCCAATTATATGTAAGATTCCGCACTTTGATCAACGTGGAACTCAGGAAAAGGAACACTTCATCCTGAAATTCTTTAAGCAAGAACAACAAAAACTCGGCTTAAAAATATTTATTTCATACAAGCTGTTAGAAGCATTGCTTCAACTCAAATTTGATGAAGACATTCATGAGTTAAAAAAATGCATCACGCGCATCTGCGCAACAGCCCTGGAATCAGCGCAACAAGGTGTCATGCATTGTCACTTATATCATTTACCAGAAGATAAATTGAACTACAGCATCTCAAATGAACAAGATATGAAGCAGCTTATTGAAATTGATACGTATGTCATTCATGAATCAACGGATAAGATCGTGCATTTATTTAAAAATATCTTAAAAGCGTTTAACGGTTTCCAAAGCAATCAGCTATCGTATCGTGAGATGTTAGAACAAGATTTTGAGTCCATGCGTAATTATTATGATTTGATGATTTTTGATCAATCGTATAGCCTTCAAAAAGTATATGGACTTGAGAAAATTATTGATGATGTGCTTGAAGATGTGAAACAAAAAAACAAAATCAACATTCCCAGCAATTGCAGTTTTGTCTTATCACGGGTTTTGTTGTCAACATCACATGAAAAAATAAAACTTGATCGATGGACGTATAAACATCGTAACGATATCAATGCTTTATTAGAGTTCCTAAAAGAAGAAATGTATGACATTTTCATGATTTCAAATGAGATTTCAAAGATGGTATACCAAGCTTTAGAGTTAAAGCTTAATGATTTCAATCTAATCTTTCTAATCCTAAATATTTATTTCTATAACGACAACATTAAACACAAAGATACGGCAGCCGTGATTGTATCACATGGATACTCGACGGCAAGCAGTATTGCGGATGCTGCCAATCAATTGTTAGAGGAACATATCTTTGATGCCTTTGATATGCCACTGGATAGTAGCAGTGAAGAAATCATTATGAAGGTGAATGACTATATCGCCTTAAATCCGTATTACAAGAATTTGATTTTATTGGTCGATATGGGATCGTTGGAATTAATTGGGGATCGCATTCTTAAAGATTTAAATGTTGGTGTCATTAATAATAGTTCAACGGCAATTGCCTTGCATATTGGTTCAATGGTTCGTCAAGAATATCCACTGGAAGAAATCTTAGCGAAAGCTTCGAAACAAGCCGTAACCAAGTATAAAATCTTGAATCGTGCAGAGAAAACAAAAGCCATGGTCTTTGTAAGTGATGCAACGGTATCCGTTGCAGATCGGAGGGTCAACCTCTTTAAACAGTCCTTGCCTAAATCCATTGATCTTCGTTTTATTCGGTATGACTTTAAAGAATTATTAACAAATGGTTTAAAGGATCCTTTATTTGATAAGTTTGAAGTGATGTTGATGGTGAAACCACACTCATTACCGCTGGATTCGATTCGCAGTGTAAGTTTGGAGGATATTGTCAGTTTTAAAGATATTTCCATTGTGGATAAGGCCTTGGAAGATTATCTGGATGCAGATGAGATTGAGGTGTTTAACCGGAATCTGCTTAAAAACTTTTCACTTCAAAATGTGATGCAGAATCTAACCATTTTAAATGCAAACAAACTTTTGAACTTTGTCAGTGATTCCACATCTCATTTAGAACGCAAGATGCAAAAGACATTCCAAAGTAAGACGATTGTCGGTATTTATATTCATGTCTGCTTTTTGATCGAACGTCTGGTAACTAAAACAGCTATTGACGACTATAAGGACGTGAAACGCTTTGAACATGACCACCAAGCCTTTATTCGTGATGTGAATGATAGTTTTGGCCCTATGCTCGAACATTATAATGTCATGTTCCCGGTATCAGAGATTGCACTCCTTTATGACTATATTGAAAATGATAAAAATAGAGAGCATGGAGAGGATGATTCATTTTGA
- a CDS encoding PTS sugar transporter subunit IIA, giving the protein MKHYIIASHKHLAEGFYSAVKAIVGDVDSVHIISAYVDHHDLTQEIMMCFEGIPLEDDLVVMTDIYGGSVNTEFVKLLGSRDFHLIAGVNLALIISIMVEIQGPITREELIEKIEECRMSLRYCNDGLVGMDVEEEF; this is encoded by the coding sequence ATGAAACACTATATTATCGCAAGTCATAAACACCTGGCCGAAGGATTCTACAGTGCCGTCAAAGCCATTGTCGGAGATGTGGATTCCGTTCATATTATTTCCGCCTACGTTGATCATCATGATCTCACACAAGAAATTATGATGTGCTTCGAGGGAATCCCCCTTGAAGATGATTTGGTGGTCATGACGGATATTTATGGCGGAAGTGTCAATACAGAGTTTGTGAAGTTATTGGGGAGCCGTGATTTCCATCTCATTGCCGGCGTTAACCTAGCGCTTATTATTTCAATCATGGTTGAAATTCAAGGCCCCATAACGCGTGAAGAACTTATAGAAAAGATCGAAGAGTGTCGTATGTCATTACGATATTGTAATGACGGTCTTGTTGGAATGGACGTCGAAGAAGAATTTTAG
- a CDS encoding PTS system mannose/fructose/sorbose family transporter subunit IID has translation MMTSNNSVITKQDITKMAFNAGSLGMEFSWNYERQMHLAFGMMMDPTLKKIYKDDQEGYAEALQRHIEFFNITPQLAPFVGGIVCSMEEKHKDGEVDATAISAMKTALMGPLSGIGDSIFVGCIRVIALGVGLSLAISGNILGPIAYFLIYNIPAFLARYFGAHLGYNIGFNYLEKMQQSGVMDKVLAAAGILGIMVIGGMSKEMVYTGLALQIGTGETAQPFQEILDGIIPGLVGLGTTWLYYWLLKKKVNPLILIVGTMVVGIAGVYLGIFG, from the coding sequence ATGATGACTTCTAACAACAGTGTAATTACCAAACAAGACATTACCAAGATGGCCTTCAATGCTGGAAGTTTAGGCATGGAGTTTTCTTGGAACTATGAACGTCAGATGCATCTTGCATTTGGCATGATGATGGATCCAACCCTTAAAAAAATTTATAAGGATGATCAAGAAGGGTATGCGGAAGCGTTACAACGTCATATTGAATTCTTTAATATTACACCCCAATTAGCACCATTTGTTGGTGGTATTGTGTGCTCGATGGAAGAGAAACATAAAGATGGAGAGGTCGATGCAACGGCGATTAGTGCGATGAAAACGGCGTTAATGGGACCCTTATCTGGAATTGGAGACTCGATCTTTGTAGGGTGTATTCGAGTTATTGCATTAGGTGTTGGTTTATCACTTGCGATTAGTGGGAATATCCTTGGACCCATCGCTTACTTTTTAATCTATAACATTCCTGCTTTCTTAGCACGTTATTTTGGAGCACATCTCGGTTACAATATTGGTTTTAATTATCTTGAGAAAATGCAACAAAGTGGTGTGATGGATAAAGTTCTTGCGGCAGCAGGTATCTTAGGGATCATGGTTATTGGTGGTATGTCGAAAGAAATGGTTTATACAGGATTGGCCTTACAAATTGGTACCGGAGAAACGGCACAACCCTTCCAAGAAATATTGGATGGGATTATACCAGGACTTGTCGGTCTAGGAACAACATGGCTTTATTATTGGTTACTTAAGAAAAAAGTAAATCCCCTTATTCTTATTGTTGGGACGATGGTAGTAGGTATTGCTGGTGTTTATTTAGGAATCTTTGGATAG
- a CDS encoding sugar phosphate isomerase/epimerase family protein codes for MKLSAMNSHYRYYSLNTFFKTISSLGFDACEIWTSPHHFFVDYQQYDDPFALKTHAEHFGLEIIAICPEQTNPKPHNMATGSLEQQNRVYAYFRNMIDIAHTVGAKLVVVTSGWAFYDEPLEAAYQRSVAMMRRLCIYAQDKGILLAIEALQPYESRLVNTVQDLKAYQDAVACANLKICLDLGAMTQAEETIDDYFNVFKEDIVHVHFVDSGHCAWGDGQRNMQEDLTKFNQYKYQGYYSLETAKQCYETKPGDADLQSLTKYKEQGGI; via the coding sequence TTGAAACTATCAGCAATGAACAGTCACTATCGATATTATAGTTTGAATACATTTTTTAAAACCATTTCAAGTCTAGGCTTTGATGCATGTGAGATATGGACCAGTCCACATCACTTCTTTGTCGATTACCAACAGTATGATGATCCTTTTGCACTTAAAACCCATGCAGAGCATTTTGGGTTAGAGATTATCGCAATCTGTCCAGAACAGACAAATCCAAAGCCCCATAACATGGCGACAGGATCTCTTGAACAACAAAATCGTGTGTATGCTTACTTCCGTAATATGATTGATATTGCGCATACAGTCGGTGCGAAACTGGTGGTAGTAACAAGTGGTTGGGCATTTTATGACGAACCCCTAGAAGCAGCCTATCAACGCAGTGTCGCAATGATGCGAAGATTGTGTATTTATGCGCAAGATAAAGGAATTCTTCTTGCCATTGAGGCATTACAGCCTTATGAATCACGCTTGGTGAATACCGTTCAAGATTTGAAAGCATATCAAGATGCTGTGGCGTGTGCAAACTTAAAAATTTGTCTGGACCTTGGGGCAATGACCCAGGCTGAAGAAACAATTGATGATTACTTTAATGTTTTTAAAGAAGATATTGTTCATGTGCATTTTGTGGATTCAGGACATTGTGCATGGGGGGATGGACAACGAAACATGCAGGAAGATCTTACAAAATTTAATCAATATAAGTATCAAGGTTATTATTCGCTGGAAACAGCCAAACAATGTTATGAAACAAAACCAGGTGATGCGGATTTACAAAGTTTAACGAAATATAAAGAACAGGGAGGGATCTAA